Proteins encoded together in one Candidatus Eisenbacteria bacterium window:
- a CDS encoding OmpH family outer membrane protein has protein sequence MRRIWVRRAFETALIIFGLAVCPHLSAGQEIKIGFIRSATILDQYEGARAVTQTFNQDVTAWNQEAQQRRKDLDLLGKELESQSPMLTDQVRRDKEADYQRKLAEYDQYVQGIWGPGGLVAQRNEELLRGLVDKIQRVARKIADEEEYDFVFDASGGNIIYADRAHDLTQKVIEGLNQPE, from the coding sequence ATGAGACGCATTTGGGTGCGACGGGCGTTCGAAACCGCTCTCATCATATTCGGTTTGGCGGTTTGCCCCCACCTGTCGGCGGGGCAGGAGATCAAGATCGGCTTCATCCGCTCCGCGACGATTCTCGACCAGTACGAAGGGGCGCGCGCGGTCACGCAGACGTTCAATCAGGACGTCACCGCCTGGAATCAGGAGGCGCAGCAGCGCCGGAAGGATCTCGATCTCCTCGGCAAGGAGCTCGAGTCGCAGTCGCCCATGCTGACCGACCAGGTGCGGCGGGACAAGGAGGCGGACTACCAGCGCAAGCTCGCCGAGTATGACCAGTATGTCCAGGGGATCTGGGGCCCCGGCGGGCTCGTCGCGCAGCGAAACGAGGAGCTTCTCCGCGGCCTTGTCGACAAGATCCAGCGGGTGGCGCGGAAGATCGCCGACGAGGAAGAGTACGACTTTGTTTTCGATGCCTCGGGGGGCAACATCATCTATGCTGACAGGGCGCACGATCTCACCCAGAAGGTGATCGAGGGCCTCAACCAACCCGAGTGA